The Vicia villosa cultivar HV-30 ecotype Madison, WI linkage group LG1, Vvil1.0, whole genome shotgun sequence genome includes a region encoding these proteins:
- the LOC131651651 gene encoding uncharacterized protein LOC131651651: MSTEETIGNTAAASVNDKPLKFEGSDFKCWQSKMKFFLTLKKVAPVLTEDIPVVHSGSIEITNGKSTAEFDGTSKKDGVSKTPDGDSAAKEKVAADNLQLQKEISLWQENDYLCKHHILNNLADDLYDYYSNHKTAKQVWEALQKKYDTEEAGAKKYAVSRYLNYKMMDEKSVEAQSHELQKIAHEIITETMRLNEQFQIVSLITRLRIEEEARRQGHIDEVLVISNNKKRFGAVLKPTGKPLKNQNCNAVNRIKNGNPSRASSAPFAR; this comes from the exons ATGTCGACTGAGGAAACTATCGGTAATACTGCGGCCGCTTCTGTGAATGACAAACCATTGAAGTTTGAGGGATCTGATTTCAAATGTTGGCAATCAAAGATGAAGTTTTTCTTAACTCTAAAAAAGGTTGCCCCCGTTCTGACTGAGGATATCCCTGTTGTTCATTCTGGATCAATCGAGATAACTAATGGTAAGTCAACTGCTGAATTCGATGGAACCTCCAAAAAGGACGGAGTTTCCAAAACGCCTGATGGAGACTCTGCTGCAAAAGAAAAAGTCGCAGCAGATAACTTACAGCTCCAAAAAGAAATTTCCCTATGGCAAGAGAATGATTACCTATGCAAACATCATATTCTAAACAATCTTGCTGATGACTTGTATGATTACTACAGTAATCACAAGACTGCTAAACAGGTTTGGGAAGCTCTCCAAAAGAAGTATGACACTGAAGAAgctggtgcaaagaaatatgctGTGAGCCGCTACTTGAACTACAAGATGATGGATGAAAAGTCTGTGGAAGCACAAAGCCACGAGCTTCAAAAAATTGCTCATGAAATCATTACTGAAACTATGCGCCTCAATGAACAATTTCAAATTGTT AGTCTGATTACTCGCCTCCGAATTGAAGAGGAAGCTCGGAGACAAGGTCATATCGATGAAGTCTTAGTTATTTCTAACAACAAAAAGAGATTCGGTGCGGTTCTGAAGCCTACTGGAAAACCATTAAAGAATCAGAACTGCAATGctgtgaaccgaattaagaatgggaatcCCTCTAGGGCTTCATCTGCTCCATTTGCTAGGTAG